The following proteins are co-located in the Streptococcus anginosus genome:
- a CDS encoding mucin-binding protein, which translates to MFADSSINNTITGNSKSYSVNDDGTENEIKSEKISATTKPSNARSQGQTKITVQYVDTAGNQIATQNYQYGYPGGTLHTQSPNYTAKPQNIPGYTLVTTPKSIPSIQGTQLTGNQSIAFNSSDQVFYYVYTVNKSNAKVTYIDDDDNHKVLETKELTGDYNTTDPYRTAETIKTYTDRNYELVSDNYPANGVTYNETLQTFEVHLKHKKTSVTEEKTVKETIHYTYEDGAPAAPDHTSSLKFTRTATTDLVTNVTTGDWTAENGTSFAAVTSPAIKGYTPDLAEVPAVDNITSDSPNIEKTVVYTANQEKAQVRYIDDTTGATLETKELTGDYNTTDDYRTTETIKKYTDKNYELVSDNYPSNGVTYDTTYKKFEVHLRHKVVSVQETKTVTETIKYVYEDNTQAAATKVQTLNFERINTKDLVTNNIVYKGPWIPSTGTFSEVVSPKVDGYTPDKATVAAVEQITGDSADIEETVTYKADKQKVTYTIIDDTAHKTLKDKEVLTSGDSDTPLSDSARAKYDSIVNAYLAQGYELVSKDELPAKFDLDSSHDQNVTVHLKHGTTDIQETKKVSLTVHYHGAGDQTPADHVQTATWTRTVTTDKITGTEVSTTPWKADKANYDAVPSPMIPGYSVDVETVPSEAVTQENIVKDVYYTIQTQKVTYTVVDETTGQTLENQVELTTGESGTALPAATKTKYDTVVAGYLAQGYEVVAKDELPAQFDTDSSVDQNVVIRLKHRVSTSTETKTVTQTINYLYEDDNTPAAPEKKTALTFTREVKTDEVTKDVTTGAWGPSTGTFPEVVSPTVDGYTPDKAKVDAETVTADQADIKVTVKYKADKQKVTYTIIDDTTHTTLKNKVELTTGDSGANLPADVQTKYDKAVDDYLAKGYELVSKDELPTQFDTDSSVDQNVVVHLKHKVTTSTEKKTVTETIHYVYKDGSQAAESHKATLDFAREVRTDEVTKAVTKGAWSPSTSTFAAVTSPIIAGYTADKPVVEAVDGIIGDSKDVVVKVTYTADKQKVTYTVIDETTQKTLENQVELTTGDSDSALPTTAKTKYDQIVKGYTDKGYELISKDDLPAKFDKDSTKDQNVVIRLKHSTTDNKESKKVSLTVRYHGAGSQTPANNVQTATWTRTVTKDKVTGDVVKTTDWTADKANYNAVPSPVIPGYTVDVATVAAEKVTQEDIVKDVHYGIQTQKVTYTVIDDTTGTTLENQVELTTGHSGTNLPTDAQTKYDRIVKGYTDKGYELVSKDDLPAQFDKDSSVDQNVVVHLKHKVTTSSEIKTVKETIHYVYQNGSEARSSYGTSLSFTREVKTDEVTKLSTKGSWSPVTGTFAAVTSPMITGYTADKPIVAAVDGITGDSEDIVETVVYKANQERAQVRYIDDTTGATLETKELTGDYNTTDSYRTADTISHYTSQGYELVSDNYPSTGVIYNETYQKFEVHLKHGTAESQESKKVSLTVRYHGAGSQTPADNVQTATWTRTVTKDKVTGDVVKATDWTADKANYNAIPSPVIPGYTVDVATVPQEKVTQEDIVKDVHYGIQTQKVTYTVIDDTTGTTLENQVELTTGESDSALPAAAKTKYGQVVKGYTDKGYELVSKDELPAKFDLDSSHDQNVTVHLKHGTAESQESKKVSLTVRYHGAGSQTPADNVQTVTWTRTVTKDKVTGDVVKTTDWVADKATYDAVPSPVIPGYTVDVATVSAETVTQEDMVKDVYYTAIPVTPDKPTPPVVPSTPDKPTTPTVVPTTPTKATPTKTEILPSTGDSQVGPTLATLTGVSLLLSAFGYIGRRKKED; encoded by the coding sequence ATGTTTGCGGATTCCTCGATTAATAATACGATTACTGGTAATTCCAAAAGTTATAGTGTAAATGATGATGGAACTGAAAATGAAATTAAATCAGAAAAGATTAGTGCTACTACTAAGCCGTCTAATGCACGCTCACAAGGGCAAACAAAAATAACTGTACAGTATGTAGATACAGCTGGGAACCAAATTGCGACACAAAATTATCAATATGGTTATCCAGGAGGAACATTACATACACAGTCACCTAATTATACTGCTAAACCGCAAAATATACCTGGTTATACACTTGTAACTACGCCTAAGTCAATTCCTTCTATACAAGGAACCCAATTAACAGGAAATCAATCGATAGCTTTTAATAGTTCTGATCAAGTCTTTTATTACGTCTATACTGTTAATAAATCTAACGCTAAGGTGACTTATATTGATGATGATGACAATCATAAAGTTCTTGAAACAAAAGAACTGACTGGAGATTATAATACTACGGATCCATATAGAACAGCTGAAACCATTAAGACGTATACCGATCGAAATTATGAACTTGTTTCAGACAATTATCCAGCAAATGGTGTGACTTACAATGAAACCCTTCAAACCTTTGAAGTTCATTTGAAACACAAAAAGACTTCAGTAACAGAAGAAAAGACGGTTAAGGAAACTATCCATTATACATACGAGGATGGTGCACCAGCAGCTCCAGACCACACTAGCAGCTTAAAATTCACCAGAACAGCAACAACTGACCTTGTTACAAATGTTACAACTGGTGATTGGACAGCGGAAAATGGAACAAGTTTTGCGGCAGTAACATCACCAGCAATCAAAGGCTACACTCCAGATTTAGCAGAGGTTCCAGCGGTTGATAACATTACTTCTGATAGTCCAAATATCGAAAAGACAGTTGTTTATACAGCTAATCAAGAAAAAGCCCAAGTTCGCTATATAGATGATACGACGGGTGCAACTCTTGAAACAAAAGAATTAACTGGTGATTATAATACAACGGATGATTACAGAACAACTGAAACAATTAAAAAATATACAGATAAAAATTATGAATTAGTTTCAGATAATTATCCAAGTAATGGTGTAACTTACGATACTACTTATAAAAAATTTGAAGTTCATCTACGTCATAAGGTGGTTTCAGTTCAAGAAACAAAGACTGTCACAGAGACCATCAAGTATGTTTATGAAGACAACACGCAGGCAGCGGCTACTAAGGTTCAGACTTTGAACTTTGAGCGGATTAACACCAAGGATCTGGTGACTAATAATATTGTCTATAAGGGTCCTTGGATCCCGTCTACCGGAACCTTCTCAGAGGTAGTTTCTCCAAAGGTCGATGGTTATACACCAGATAAGGCAACTGTAGCAGCCGTTGAACAGATTACGGGAGATAGCGCAGATATTGAAGAAACGGTTACCTATAAAGCAGATAAGCAAAAAGTGACTTACACCATCATTGATGATACTGCTCATAAAACGCTGAAAGATAAGGAAGTGCTGACTAGCGGAGACTCTGATACTCCTCTTTCAGATAGTGCACGAGCAAAATATGATTCAATCGTGAATGCTTATCTGGCCCAAGGCTATGAATTGGTTTCAAAAGACGAATTACCAGCTAAGTTCGACCTTGATAGCAGTCATGATCAAAACGTGACGGTTCACTTGAAGCATGGCACAACTGATATCCAAGAAACCAAGAAAGTGAGCTTGACAGTTCATTACCACGGGGCAGGCGACCAAACACCGGCAGACCATGTGCAGACAGCGACTTGGACGCGTACAGTAACGACAGATAAGATTACAGGTACGGAAGTCTCAACAACACCTTGGAAAGCGGATAAGGCAAACTATGATGCTGTTCCGTCTCCAATGATTCCTGGTTATAGCGTGGATGTCGAGACAGTACCGTCTGAAGCAGTTACTCAAGAGAATATTGTTAAGGATGTATATTACACAATCCAAACGCAAAAAGTTACTTACACAGTTGTAGATGAGACAACAGGTCAGACTCTGGAAAATCAGGTTGAATTGACAACAGGCGAGTCTGGTACTGCTCTTCCAGCTGCTACGAAAACGAAATACGACACCGTAGTCGCAGGTTATTTAGCACAAGGTTACGAAGTGGTTGCCAAGGATGAATTGCCAGCTCAGTTTGACACCGACAGCAGCGTGGACCAAAACGTGGTGATTCGCTTGAAACATAGAGTGTCAACTTCTACAGAAACCAAAACCGTTACCCAAACCATCAACTACCTCTACGAGGATGACAATACACCAGCAGCTCCAGAGAAGAAAACGGCCTTGACTTTCACTAGAGAAGTGAAAACAGATGAAGTGACGAAGGATGTTACAACAGGGGCATGGGGACCATCTACTGGCACCTTCCCAGAGGTAGTTTCTCCAACTGTTGATGGCTACACGCCAGATAAGGCTAAAGTTGACGCAGAAACCGTAACTGCTGATCAGGCGGATATCAAGGTTACGGTTAAATACAAGGCCGACAAGCAAAAAGTCACTTACACTATTATTGATGATACGACCCACACTACTTTAAAGAACAAGGTAGAGTTGACAACTGGAGATTCTGGTGCAAATCTTCCTGCTGATGTGCAGACGAAGTATGATAAAGCCGTTGATGATTATCTTGCTAAAGGTTATGAATTGGTATCTAAGGACGAGCTTCCTACTCAGTTTGACACAGATAGTAGCGTAGACCAAAATGTAGTTGTTCACTTGAAACATAAAGTGACAACATCTACGGAAAAGAAAACTGTTACTGAAACAATTCATTATGTTTATAAGGATGGTAGCCAAGCAGCAGAAAGTCATAAAGCTACACTAGACTTTGCTAGAGAAGTGAGGACTGATGAAGTAACAAAAGCTGTTACAAAAGGTGCATGGTCTCCAAGTACAAGTACTTTTGCGGCAGTCACTTCTCCAATAATTGCAGGTTACACAGCTGACAAACCAGTTGTTGAAGCTGTTGATGGTATCATAGGTGATAGTAAAGATGTGGTTGTAAAAGTCACATATACAGCTGATAAGCAAAAAGTCACTTATACAGTCATTGATGAAACGACACAAAAAACTTTGGAAAACCAAGTAGAATTAACGACTGGTGATTCGGATTCTGCCCTTCCAACAACTGCTAAAACGAAGTATGATCAAATTGTCAAAGGATATACAGATAAAGGCTATGAGTTAATCTCTAAAGATGATTTACCAGCCAAGTTTGACAAGGATAGCACGAAAGATCAAAACGTTGTCATTCGTCTGAAACATAGTACAACAGATAACAAAGAAAGCAAGAAAGTGAGCTTGACGGTTCGCTATCATGGAGCTGGTAGCCAAACACCAGCCAACAATGTGCAAACGGCAACTTGGACACGGACGGTGACAAAAGACAAGGTGACGGGCGATGTTGTGAAAACCACAGATTGGACAGCAGATAAAGCAAATTATAATGCTGTTCCATCGCCAGTAATTCCTGGATACACGGTTGATGTGGCAACTGTGGCAGCAGAAAAAGTCACGCAAGAAGATATTGTTAAAGATGTTCATTATGGTATTCAAACTCAAAAAGTGACTTATACAGTTATTGATGACACAACCGGTACGACTTTAGAAAACCAAGTAGAATTGACGACAGGTCATTCAGGTACAAACCTACCAACTGACGCACAAACGAAATACGATCGAATTGTCAAAGGTTATACTGATAAGGGTTATGAATTGGTTTCTAAGGACGATCTTCCAGCTCAGTTTGATAAAGATAGCAGCGTGGACCAAAATGTGGTGGTTCATTTAAAACATAAAGTAACAACATCTAGTGAGATTAAAACTGTCAAGGAAACGATTCATTATGTTTATCAAAACGGTAGCGAAGCAAGATCAAGTTATGGTACTTCATTGAGTTTTACTCGAGAAGTGAAAACGGATGAGGTGACAAAACTTTCCACTAAAGGCTCTTGGTCACCCGTTACAGGAACTTTCGCAGCGGTCACTTCCCCAATGATTACAGGTTATACAGCTGATAAACCAATTGTTGCAGCTGTTGATGGTATCACAGGTGATAGTGAGGATATCGTTGAAACAGTTGTTTATAAAGCTAATCAAGAAAGGGCCCAAGTTCGCTATATTGATGATACAACGGGTGCAACTCTTGAAACGAAAGAATTAACTGGTGATTATAATACAACGGATTCTTACAGAACAGCGGACACGATCTCTCATTATACAAGTCAAGGCTATGAGCTTGTTTCAGATAATTATCCAAGTACGGGTGTAATTTATAATGAAACTTATCAAAAATTTGAAGTTCACTTGAAACATGGCACAGCAGAAAGTCAAGAAAGCAAGAAAGTGAGCTTGACGGTTCGCTATCATGGAGCAGGTAGCCAGACGCCAGCCGATAATGTGCAAACAGCAACTTGGACACGGACGGTGACAAAAGACAAGGTGACGGGCGATGTTGTGAAGGCAACGGATTGGACAGCAGATAAAGCAAATTATAATGCTATTCCATCGCCAGTAATTCCAGGATATACAGTAGATGTGGCAACAGTTCCGCAAGAAAAAGTCACGCAAGAAGATATTGTTAAAGATGTTCATTATGGTATTCAAACTCAAAAAGTAACTTATACAGTTATTGATGATACGACAGGCACCACTCTGGAAAACCAAGTAGAGTTGACGACGGGAGAGTCAGATTCAGCTCTTCCAGCAGCTGCTAAAACGAAGTATGGTCAAGTTGTCAAAGGGTACACAGATAAAGGCTATGAATTGGTTTCTAAAGACGAATTACCAGCTAAGTTCGACCTTGATAGCAGTCATGATCAAAACGTGACGGTTCACTTGAAACATGGCACAGCAGAAAGTCAAGAAAGCAAGAAAGTGAGCTTGACGGTTCGTTATCATGGAGCAGGTAGCCAGACGCCAGCCGATAATGTACAAACAGTAACTTGGACACGGACGGTGACGAAAGATAAGGTAACGGGAGATGTTGTGAAGACTACGGATTGGGTAGCTGACAAGGCAACCTATGACGCTGTTCCATCTCCAGTCATTCCAGGCTACACAGTAGATGTGGCAACTGTTTCGGCAGAAACAGTCACTCAAGAGGATATGGTTAAGGATGTTTATTATACTGCGATCCCAGTAACTCCAGATAAACCAACTCCTCCAGTAGTTCCGTCAACGCCGGACAAGCCAACTACTCCGACAGTTGTACCAACGACTCCTACAAAAGCAACTCCAACGAAAACAGAAATCTTGCCAAGCACAGGTGATTCTCAAGTTGGTCCAACGCTTGCAACGCTGACGGGCGTAAGTTTACTTTTATCAGCTTTCGGTTATATTGGTCGTCGAAAAAAAGAAGATTGA
- a CDS encoding ribosomal-processing cysteine protease Prp, giving the protein MIQAVFERAEDGELRSAEITGHAESGEYGFDVVCASVSTLAINFINSIEKFAGYEPILELNEEEGGFLRVEIPTDIPSHQREMTQLFFESFFLGMANLSEDSAEFVQTRVITEN; this is encoded by the coding sequence ATGATACAAGCAGTCTTTGAACGAGCCGAGGATGGTGAGCTGAGGAGTGCAGAAATTACTGGACACGCCGAAAGTGGCGAATACGGCTTTGATGTCGTGTGTGCGTCGGTTTCTACGCTTGCCATAAATTTCATCAATTCGATTGAAAAATTCGCAGGCTATGAACCAATCTTAGAATTAAACGAAGAAGAAGGTGGATTCTTACGGGTAGAGATTCCTACAGATATTCCATCTCACCAAAGAGAAATGACTCAGCTTTTCTTTGAATCATTCTTCTTGGGTATGGCAAACTTATCGGAGGACTCAGCTGAGTTCGTCCAGACAAGAGTTATCACAGAAAACTAA
- a CDS encoding YSIRK-type signal peptide-containing protein (The YSIRK form of extended signal peptide directs nascent proteins to the cross-wall site, while signal peptides lacking YSIRK direct proteins instead to the cell pole. A large fraction of YSIRK proteins are surface proteins anchored by sortase-mediated processing of a C-terminal LPXTG motif.) — translation MKSFKLYNGKRDKFSLRKKNVGLVSIAIATLALYGIVGGSQTTYAEEQNSTSGQVTNVSAPTEDAKTEKVSTTTSSTVAEASSASSFPRVENTSVGSTQTASEFQNSSAESAPSENSSMSSDGGLLTNGESSKSAKTPNIEGTTPENTAPKSDETIVESTIPKTRAARTRRSVAESSSHISNFSVTVTTKDGTVMNAGDTKTLPAQEVSFEKVQMTFKIKQDGTLKAGDKIRIPVKLENNAYAAYYANLGSGTAETIPGVGTIKFDFSKKDNLAYEITLNSEFASLSNGQEKTVNVNFSAANGAKFTAQKSKNNIVLNINGSTFTFKPVQRTFPKSEGNFAVYNGASSDAANSIKIGTSTGDANYYNNMLSSDGQTPGNTNIPKGDIITIHRIKLENGSKIIKIKPEPHRITSTLAISEDGKYLVKNDTSTSIAITNENENKLITLPPKSTDADILKALKKAGKNSSVVIDNGDGTYTIATNLGKMIGEGATTYHDIHPADDYGTFGDRYQEVDRTDVVNAKVNSILAKTSAIQGTGHST, via the coding sequence GTGAAAAGTTTTAAACTTTATAATGGGAAACGAGATAAATTCTCTTTGCGGAAGAAGAATGTCGGTCTGGTTTCCATTGCTATTGCTACTCTAGCTCTTTATGGAATTGTAGGAGGAAGTCAAACGACTTATGCTGAAGAGCAAAACAGTACTAGCGGTCAAGTTACAAATGTCTCTGCTCCCACAGAGGATGCAAAGACAGAAAAAGTATCTACTACTACATCATCAACGGTAGCAGAAGCTTCTTCAGCTAGTAGTTTTCCAAGAGTAGAAAATACAAGTGTGGGTAGTACTCAGACTGCCTCAGAATTTCAAAATTCTAGTGCAGAAAGTGCACCGTCAGAGAATTCATCAATGTCAAGCGATGGTGGTTTGTTAACAAATGGAGAATCTTCAAAATCAGCTAAAACTCCAAATATTGAGGGAACAACTCCTGAAAACACAGCGCCAAAGTCTGACGAAACAATTGTTGAAAGCACAATACCTAAAACACGAGCAGCACGTACCCGTAGAAGTGTCGCAGAATCTTCTTCTCATATTTCAAACTTTTCAGTAACGGTTACGACGAAAGACGGAACAGTTATGAATGCGGGAGATACGAAAACCCTACCTGCTCAAGAAGTTTCTTTCGAAAAGGTTCAAATGACTTTTAAAATTAAGCAGGATGGAACGCTGAAAGCTGGAGATAAGATTCGGATTCCAGTCAAATTGGAAAATAACGCTTATGCTGCTTATTATGCAAATCTTGGCTCTGGGACAGCAGAAACGATTCCTGGTGTTGGAACTATCAAATTTGATTTTTCTAAAAAGGACAATCTTGCGTATGAGATTACATTGAATAGTGAATTTGCATCACTTTCAAATGGGCAAGAAAAAACGGTTAATGTTAATTTTAGTGCTGCAAATGGTGCCAAATTTACAGCTCAAAAAAGTAAAAATAATATTGTATTGAACATTAACGGATCAACTTTTACTTTTAAACCTGTACAGAGAACATTTCCTAAATCTGAGGGAAATTTTGCTGTGTACAACGGTGCTAGTAGTGATGCGGCAAATTCAATCAAAATAGGTACTTCAACTGGTGATGCAAACTATTATAACAACATGCTATCTAGTGATGGTCAAACACCAGGAAATACAAATATTCCCAAGGGAGATATCATCACTATTCATCGCATAAAACTAGAAAATGGTTCAAAGATTATTAAAATAAAGCCAGAGCCTCATCGCATCACTAGTACTTTAGCCATTAGTGAAGATGGTAAATACCTTGTTAAGAATGATACATCTACATCTATAGCAATTACTAACGAAAATGAAAATAAGTTAATTACTCTTCCACCTAAATCAACAGATGCAGATATTTTAAAGGCATTAAAGAAAGCAGGAAAAAATTCTTCAGTTGTCATTGATAATGGTGATGGTACCTACACTATTGCCACTAACTTAGGTAAAATGATTGGTGAAGGTGCGACGACTTATCATGATATTCATCCTGCAGATGATTATGGAACGTTTGGAGATCGATATCAGGAAGTTGATAGGACTGATGTGGTGAATGCTAAAGTAAATTCTATTTTAGCTAAAACATCTGCTATTCAGGGTACAGGGCATTCGACTTGA
- the rplU gene encoding 50S ribosomal protein L21, with product MSTYAIIKTGGKQVKVEVGQAVYVEKLDVEAGQDVTFDEVVLVGGENTVVGTPLVSGATVVGTVEKQGKQKKVVTYKYKPKKGSHRKQGHRQPYTKVVINAINA from the coding sequence ATGAGCACATACGCAATCATTAAAACTGGCGGCAAACAAGTTAAAGTTGAAGTTGGTCAAGCAGTTTACGTTGAAAAATTGGACGTTGAAGCTGGTCAAGATGTAACATTTGACGAAGTTGTTCTTGTTGGTGGTGAAAACACTGTTGTCGGAACTCCGCTTGTTTCTGGAGCTACTGTTGTTGGAACTGTTGAAAAGCAAGGAAAACAAAAGAAAGTTGTTACTTACAAGTACAAACCTAAAAAAGGTAGCCATCGTAAACAAGGTCACCGACAACCATATACTAAGGTTGTCATCAATGCAATCAACGCTTAA
- the rpmA gene encoding 50S ribosomal protein L27 has translation MLKMNLANLQLFAHKKGGGSTSNGRDSQAKRLGAKAADGQTVTGGSILYRQRGTHIYPGVNVGRGGDDTLFAKVEGVVRFERKGRDKKQVSVYPIAK, from the coding sequence ATGTTGAAAATGAATCTTGCGAACCTGCAACTTTTCGCTCATAAAAAAGGTGGAGGTTCTACATCTAACGGACGTGATTCACAAGCAAAACGTCTTGGAGCTAAAGCAGCTGACGGACAAACTGTAACTGGTGGATCTATTCTTTACCGTCAACGCGGTACTCACATCTATCCAGGTGTCAACGTTGGACGCGGTGGAGATGACACTTTGTTTGCAAAAGTTGAAGGCGTTGTACGCTTTGAACGCAAAGGTCGCGATAAAAAACAAGTTTCTGTTTACCCAATTGCGAAATAA
- the thiI gene encoding tRNA uracil 4-sulfurtransferase ThiI — protein MQYSEIMVRYGELSTKGKNRMRFINKLKRNMQAVLSVHPDVHVKADRDRAHVYLHGTDYQPVAESLKQIFGIQNFSPSYKIEKSVPALVEAVQTIMKEIYKEGMTFKIASKRSDHNFELDSRELNQTLGNAVFDAIPHVQVKMKAPDITLQVEIREEAAYLSYETIRGAGGLPVGTSGKGVLMLSGGIDSPVAGYLALKRGVDIEAVHFASPPYTSPGALKKAQDLTRKLTKFGGNIQFIEVPFTEIQEEIKAKAPEAYLMTLTRRFMMRITDRIREERGGLVIINGESLGQVASQTLESMQAINAVTNTPIIRPVVTMDKLEIIDIAEKIDTFNISIQPFEDCCTIFAPDRPKTNPKIKNAEQYEARMNVEKLVERAVAGIIITEITPEAETDEVDEMIEGLL, from the coding sequence ATGCAATATTCAGAAATTATGGTTCGTTACGGCGAGCTTTCAACCAAAGGAAAAAATCGCATGCGTTTTATTAACAAATTGAAACGCAATATGCAAGCAGTCCTCTCTGTTCACCCAGATGTGCATGTGAAAGCAGACCGAGATCGTGCACATGTCTATCTTCACGGAACGGACTATCAACCTGTTGCAGAATCGCTTAAACAAATTTTTGGGATTCAAAATTTCTCTCCGTCTTATAAGATTGAAAAATCAGTTCCTGCTTTGGTTGAAGCGGTGCAGACAATTATGAAAGAAATTTATAAAGAGGGGATGACTTTCAAGATTGCCAGCAAACGCAGTGACCACAATTTTGAATTGGATAGTCGTGAATTGAACCAGACCTTGGGAAATGCAGTCTTTGATGCGATTCCACATGTTCAAGTCAAGATGAAAGCGCCAGATATTACACTGCAAGTAGAAATCCGCGAAGAAGCAGCCTATCTGTCCTATGAAACGATTCGTGGAGCAGGTGGTCTTCCTGTCGGAACATCTGGAAAAGGCGTGCTGATGTTGTCAGGTGGGATTGATTCACCCGTTGCAGGCTATCTAGCTCTAAAACGCGGGGTGGATATTGAAGCGGTGCATTTTGCTAGCCCCCCTTATACAAGTCCCGGTGCTCTCAAAAAGGCGCAAGATTTGACGCGCAAATTAACCAAATTTGGTGGCAATATTCAATTTATTGAAGTGCCATTTACGGAAATTCAAGAAGAAATCAAAGCGAAAGCACCAGAAGCTTATCTGATGACCTTAACTCGTCGTTTTATGATGCGGATCACGGATCGCATTCGTGAAGAACGCGGTGGGCTCGTTATCATCAACGGAGAAAGCCTTGGTCAAGTTGCCAGCCAAACGCTAGAAAGCATGCAAGCGATTAATGCTGTCACTAACACTCCCATTATTCGCCCAGTTGTGACCATGGATAAGCTGGAAATCATTGACATTGCTGAAAAGATTGATACCTTTAATATCTCAATTCAGCCCTTTGAAGATTGCTGTACCATTTTTGCCCCAGATCGTCCGAAAACCAATCCAAAGATAAAAAATGCAGAGCAATACGAAGCACGTATGAATGTGGAAAAATTAGTGGAACGTGCTGTTGCTGGTATCATCATTACTGAAATCACACCAGAAGCAGAAACAGACGAAGTGGATGAGATGATTGAGGGCTTGTTGTAA
- a CDS encoding cysteine desulfurase family protein: MIYLDNSATTKPYPEALATYTEVASKIWGNPSSLHSLGNQATRLLDASRRQIAELLGKSSQEIFFTSGGTEGDNWVIKGVAFEKARYGKHIIVSAIEHPAVKESALWLTQQGFEVDFASVDKKGFVDVEKLATLIRSDTTLISVMAVNNEIGSVQPIAAISELLADKPTISFHVDAVQAMAKIPTENYLTDRVDFATFSSHKFHGLRGVGFVYIKSGKKISPLLNGGGQESDKRSTTENLAGIAATAKALRMSMENLEVFITRTTKMKEVILEELAKYPDVTIFSGIEEFAPHILTFGIKGVRGEVVVHAFEEYDIYISTTSACSSKAGKPAGTLIAMGVEKSLAQTAVRISLDVDNDMSQIEQFLTTFKLIYEKTRKVR; this comes from the coding sequence ATGATTTATTTAGACAATTCAGCAACAACCAAGCCTTACCCAGAGGCTTTGGCTACCTATACAGAAGTTGCTTCTAAAATTTGGGGAAATCCTTCTAGTCTCCACAGTTTGGGCAATCAGGCGACCCGCTTGTTAGATGCATCTCGCAGGCAAATTGCGGAGCTTCTCGGTAAATCCTCTCAAGAGATTTTCTTTACGTCTGGAGGGACGGAAGGCGATAATTGGGTTATCAAGGGTGTGGCTTTTGAAAAAGCGCGTTATGGCAAGCATATCATTGTGTCTGCTATTGAGCATCCAGCAGTGAAAGAATCCGCTCTCTGGCTGACGCAGCAAGGTTTTGAAGTGGATTTTGCGTCTGTTGATAAAAAAGGTTTTGTAGATGTTGAAAAATTAGCTACCCTTATCCGATCGGATACGACTTTAATTTCAGTTATGGCGGTCAACAATGAAATCGGCTCTGTTCAACCAATTGCAGCTATTTCAGAACTTTTAGCGGACAAGCCAACTATTTCTTTTCATGTGGATGCGGTTCAAGCCATGGCCAAGATTCCAACGGAAAATTATTTAACTGATCGCGTAGACTTTGCAACATTTTCCAGTCATAAATTTCATGGCTTACGGGGTGTTGGTTTTGTCTATATCAAGTCTGGTAAGAAAATCAGTCCGCTGTTGAATGGTGGTGGTCAAGAATCAGACAAGCGTTCTACGACTGAAAATTTGGCGGGTATTGCAGCAACTGCAAAAGCCTTGCGCATGTCTATGGAAAATTTGGAAGTCTTCATCACACGAACGACCAAGATGAAAGAGGTTATCTTAGAAGAGCTAGCTAAGTATCCTGATGTGACGATTTTTTCAGGAATAGAAGAGTTTGCGCCCCATATCCTGACTTTTGGGATTAAAGGCGTACGAGGTGAAGTAGTGGTTCATGCTTTTGAAGAGTATGACATTTATATATCTACTACGAGTGCTTGTTCCTCTAAAGCTGGCAAACCAGCTGGAACTTTGATAGCCATGGGTGTTGAAAAATCCCTGGCTCAAACGGCTGTGCGAATTAGTCTGGATGTCGATAATGATATGAGTCAGATTGAGCAATTCCTGACAACGTTTAAACTCATTTATGAAAAAACTAGAAAAGTAAGGTAA